One segment of Variovorax paradoxus DNA contains the following:
- a CDS encoding molybdate ABC transporter substrate-binding protein: MNLTLFSGGAAQAVVTGLQQDFESANGCTLAPTFGAVGTMRDKLLAGEPCDLLVLSAALIDQLAAQGHVVPGSARALGPVATGIAVREGTPEAAVGTPEALKATLAAARGLYVPDMTKSSAGIHIAGMLKALGLAEALAGRIHEFPNGATAMRELARSEGEGMLGCTQVTEIMYTPGVRLVGELPAAHALNTVYTAAVCTRAQAPALAMKFVELLAGEGTAALRRRSGFGI, from the coding sequence ATGAATCTGACCCTTTTCAGCGGCGGCGCCGCACAGGCGGTGGTGACCGGCCTGCAACAGGACTTCGAGAGCGCCAACGGCTGCACCCTCGCGCCGACCTTCGGCGCCGTCGGCACCATGCGCGACAAGCTGCTGGCCGGCGAGCCCTGCGACCTGCTCGTGCTGTCCGCCGCGCTGATCGACCAGCTCGCCGCGCAGGGCCATGTCGTGCCCGGCAGCGCGCGGGCGCTCGGCCCCGTGGCCACCGGCATCGCGGTGCGCGAAGGCACCCCCGAGGCCGCGGTGGGCACGCCCGAGGCGCTGAAGGCCACGCTCGCCGCGGCGCGCGGCCTCTACGTGCCCGACATGACCAAGTCGAGCGCCGGCATCCACATCGCCGGCATGCTGAAGGCGCTCGGGCTGGCCGAAGCGCTGGCCGGGCGCATCCACGAGTTTCCCAACGGCGCGACGGCCATGCGCGAGCTCGCGCGCAGCGAGGGCGAAGGCATGCTGGGCTGCACGCAGGTGACCGAGATCATGTACACGCCCGGCGTGCGGCTCGTGGGCGAACTGCCAGCGGCGCACGCGCTGAACACGGTCTACACCGCGGCCGTGTGCACCCGCGCCCAGGCGCCCGCGCTGGCCATGAAGTTCGTCGAATTGCTGGCCGGCGAAGGGACGGCGGCGCTGCGCCGGCGCAGCGGGTTCGGTATCTGA
- a CDS encoding glycosyltransferase family 2 protein: MNDPLHRAFAAASPRLSPPSTPLRSWLIHGSVLVLWALLFAMAFKIGNVRAWSVGVAYVLYDTVLLLFVAWMTLPILRPRPAPSPAAVVRRNTLGVIVASHNEAAVLPVTLAALLGQGDAPDRIVIADDGSTDGTAELLATRYGLVAPPLGELSAASATHPSLYWLRLPHGGKAGALNAAILCIDTDTVLTVDGDTLLDSQAIGAVRRAFTEEPNLVAATGVITPVCSRTLAGRCFQWFQTYEYIRNFLSRYAWMRVNGLLLISGAFAGFRTEAVRAVGGFDTDCLVEDYELIHRLHRHAQAHGLPWTVRVLGDAQAHTDAPSSTGAFLRQRRRWFGGFLQTQYWYRAMVGDRRYGWLGIAMLPVKAIDTLQPLYGLAAFALLLVYLVRGDLGVLAPVAGVIGAKIVLDLAFHLWSVYLYRRWIGHSSEANFLQAFAAALVEPFTFQILRHTGAAWGWWTFLTGRGTWGRQTRVGLVDADGVQRNQR, from the coding sequence TTGAACGATCCTCTTCATCGCGCCTTCGCGGCCGCCTCGCCGCGCCTGTCTCCCCCCAGCACGCCGCTGCGCAGCTGGCTGATCCACGGCAGCGTGCTCGTGCTGTGGGCCCTGCTCTTCGCCATGGCCTTCAAGATCGGCAACGTGCGCGCCTGGTCGGTAGGCGTGGCCTACGTGCTCTACGACACCGTGCTGCTGCTGTTCGTCGCCTGGATGACGCTGCCGATCCTGCGGCCCCGACCCGCGCCGTCGCCCGCGGCCGTGGTGCGACGCAACACGCTGGGCGTGATCGTCGCCTCGCACAACGAGGCCGCCGTGCTGCCCGTCACGCTGGCAGCCCTGCTCGGCCAGGGCGACGCACCCGACCGCATCGTGATCGCGGACGACGGCTCCACCGACGGCACGGCCGAACTGCTGGCCACGCGCTACGGCCTGGTCGCACCGCCGTTGGGCGAACTCAGCGCCGCCAGCGCCACCCATCCGTCGCTCTACTGGCTGCGCCTCCCGCACGGCGGCAAGGCCGGGGCGCTCAACGCGGCCATCCTGTGCATCGACACGGACACCGTGCTCACCGTCGACGGCGACACCCTGCTCGACAGCCAGGCCATCGGCGCCGTGCGCCGCGCCTTCACCGAAGAGCCGAACCTCGTGGCCGCCACCGGTGTCATCACCCCGGTGTGCAGCCGCACGCTGGCGGGGCGCTGCTTCCAGTGGTTCCAGACCTACGAGTACATCCGCAACTTCCTCTCGCGCTATGCATGGATGCGGGTCAACGGCCTGTTGCTCATCTCGGGCGCCTTCGCCGGCTTCCGTACCGAAGCGGTGCGCGCCGTGGGCGGATTCGACACCGACTGCCTGGTGGAAGACTACGAACTCATCCACCGCCTGCACCGCCATGCCCAGGCCCACGGCCTGCCGTGGACCGTGCGCGTGCTCGGCGATGCCCAGGCTCACACCGACGCGCCCAGCAGCACCGGCGCCTTCCTGCGCCAGCGCCGCCGCTGGTTCGGCGGCTTCCTGCAGACCCAGTACTGGTACCGCGCCATGGTCGGCGACCGGCGCTACGGCTGGCTCGGCATCGCGATGCTGCCTGTAAAGGCCATCGACACGCTGCAGCCGCTGTACGGCCTGGCCGCCTTCGCCTTGCTGCTGGTCTACCTGGTGCGCGGCGACCTCGGCGTGCTGGCGCCGGTCGCCGGCGTGATCGGCGCGAAGATCGTGCTCGACCTGGCTTTCCACCTGTGGTCGGTGTACCTCTACCGCCGCTGGATCGGCCACAGCAGCGAGGCCAACTTCCTCCAGGCCTTCGCCGCCGCGCTGGTCGAGCCCTTCACCTTCCAGATCTTGCGCCACACCGGCGCCGCCTGGGGCTGGTGGACCTTCCTGACGGGGCGCGGCACGTGGGGAAGGCAGACGCGCGTCGGGCTGGTCGACGCCGACGGGGTTCAGCGCAACCAGCGCTGA
- a CDS encoding cytochrome b has product MLAQTRYTRTAIALHWLIAVLMAVNIALILLVERYPDEWVRPAVDTHKSIGITVLGLVILRILWRLTHKPPAMPGTFGALERFGAHAAHGALYILMILLPLSGWMHDSAWKDAGTHPMFLFGLFEWPRIGWIMAIEPTVKETWHTVLGGVHTWAGYVLYVIFALHVLGALKHQFLDGERELQRMWP; this is encoded by the coding sequence ATGCTCGCACAAACCCGTTACACCCGAACCGCGATCGCGCTGCACTGGCTGATCGCGGTCCTCATGGCCGTCAACATCGCGCTGATCCTGCTGGTCGAGCGCTATCCCGACGAGTGGGTGCGCCCGGCCGTCGATACCCACAAGTCGATCGGCATCACGGTGCTCGGGCTGGTGATCCTGCGGATCCTCTGGCGCCTCACCCACAAGCCGCCGGCCATGCCGGGCACCTTCGGCGCGCTGGAACGCTTCGGCGCCCATGCGGCCCATGGCGCGCTCTACATCCTCATGATCCTGCTGCCGCTGTCGGGCTGGATGCACGACTCGGCCTGGAAGGACGCCGGCACCCATCCGATGTTCCTGTTCGGCCTGTTCGAATGGCCACGCATCGGCTGGATCATGGCCATCGAGCCCACGGTCAAGGAAACCTGGCACACCGTGCTGGGCGGTGTGCACACCTGGGCCGGCTATGTGCTCTACGTGATCTTCGCGCTTCACGTGCTCGGCGCGCTGAAGCACCAGTTCCTCGACGGTGAGCGCGAGCTGCAACGGATGTGGCCATGA
- a CDS encoding alpha/beta fold hydrolase — protein MTGTETAARETIARIDALSTHHDPVHEGVRVRWRRFGTDTAKPPLVLLHGGHGSWMHWLRNAEALSAGRTLWLPDMPGFNESDAPPRVAPGQDTLPPLLDALGGTLDQLIGAGTPIDLGGFSFGGLTAARFAARRRAIRRLALVGSGGHGTLRRMTAQMINWRAAPDREAERAALLNNLAALMLHDPAAIDALAFEIHDISCHGTRFRSKEVSQAGGLEQAIDALGVPTLLLWGEYDVTADPRPLVARLAGAGPMREGVVVDGAGHWAQYERADEVNARLAAFFG, from the coding sequence ATGACCGGCACCGAAACCGCGGCCCGCGAGACCATTGCCCGCATCGACGCGCTGTCGACCCACCACGACCCGGTGCATGAGGGCGTGCGCGTGCGCTGGCGCCGCTTCGGCACCGACACCGCGAAGCCCCCGCTGGTGTTGCTGCACGGCGGGCACGGCAGCTGGATGCACTGGCTGCGCAATGCCGAGGCGCTGTCGGCCGGCCGCACGCTCTGGCTGCCCGACATGCCAGGCTTCAACGAATCCGACGCGCCGCCGCGCGTCGCACCGGGCCAAGACACGCTGCCGCCGCTGCTCGATGCGCTGGGCGGCACGCTCGACCAGCTCATCGGCGCGGGCACGCCGATCGACCTGGGCGGCTTCTCCTTCGGAGGGCTGACGGCAGCGCGCTTCGCGGCACGGCGACGCGCCATTCGCCGGCTGGCACTGGTGGGCAGCGGCGGCCACGGCACGCTGCGGCGCATGACGGCGCAGATGATCAACTGGCGCGCCGCGCCCGACCGCGAGGCCGAACGCGCCGCGCTGCTGAACAACCTGGCCGCGTTGATGCTCCACGACCCGGCGGCCATCGACGCGCTGGCGTTCGAGATCCACGACATCTCCTGCCACGGGACGCGCTTTCGCAGCAAGGAGGTGTCGCAGGCGGGTGGCCTCGAGCAGGCGATCGACGCGCTCGGCGTGCCCACGCTCCTGTTGTGGGGCGAGTACGACGTGACCGCCGACCCGCGCCCGCTGGTGGCAAGGCTGGCGGGTGCCGGGCCGATGCGCGAAGGCGTGGTGGTCGACGGTGCCGGCCATTGGGCGCAATACGAGCGCGCCGACGAGGTGAATGCGCGGCTGGCGGCCTTCTTCGGCTGA
- a CDS encoding acyl-CoA dehydrogenase family protein encodes MNFTEEQIAFRDSVRRMVERHVAPIAAEIDENDRFPEELIPVYGDMGLLQLWVPEAYGGPGANLTMVCIAREEISRVSESCALMAGMNTMFALPIMHFGTDDQKQRFLPLLAEGRTVTAIALSEPDCGSDVGGMRTRAVRDGDSYLLSGQKQWCTFGSRADYILVFAKTGERGGADDISPFIVDVKASSGLTFGRNERKMGMKGTINVPIYLDNVRVPAENRLGEEGKGFRSAMRALDLNRPAIAAASVGLAQGALDAALAYAKQRRQFKRAIIEFQGIQFMLADMAMQIEAARCLVYETARLADTGDWHQLPRFASMAKCFASDVAMKVTTDAVQVFGGYGYVRDYPVEKMMRDAKLNQIFEGTNQIQRVVIARELMR; translated from the coding sequence ATGAACTTCACCGAAGAACAGATTGCCTTTCGCGACAGCGTGCGCCGCATGGTCGAGCGCCACGTGGCGCCCATTGCCGCCGAGATCGACGAGAACGACCGCTTTCCGGAAGAACTCATTCCCGTCTACGGCGACATGGGCCTGCTGCAGCTGTGGGTGCCCGAGGCGTACGGCGGCCCGGGCGCGAACCTGACGATGGTGTGCATCGCGCGCGAAGAGATTTCGCGCGTGTCGGAATCGTGCGCGCTGATGGCCGGCATGAACACCATGTTCGCGCTGCCGATCATGCATTTCGGCACCGACGACCAGAAGCAGCGCTTCCTGCCGCTGCTGGCCGAAGGCCGCACCGTGACCGCCATCGCGTTGTCGGAACCCGACTGCGGCAGCGACGTGGGCGGCATGCGCACGCGCGCCGTGCGCGACGGCGACAGCTACCTGCTCAGCGGACAGAAGCAGTGGTGCACCTTCGGCAGCCGCGCCGACTACATCCTGGTGTTCGCCAAGACCGGCGAGCGCGGCGGCGCCGACGACATCAGCCCCTTCATCGTCGACGTGAAGGCCTCAAGTGGCCTCACCTTCGGGCGCAATGAACGCAAGATGGGCATGAAGGGCACCATCAACGTGCCGATCTACCTCGACAACGTGCGCGTGCCCGCCGAGAACCGCCTCGGCGAGGAAGGCAAGGGCTTCCGGTCGGCGATGCGCGCGCTCGACCTGAACCGTCCTGCCATCGCGGCAGCGTCGGTGGGCCTGGCGCAGGGCGCGCTCGATGCGGCGCTGGCCTATGCGAAGCAGCGCAGGCAGTTCAAGCGCGCGATCATCGAGTTCCAGGGCATCCAGTTCATGCTGGCCGACATGGCCATGCAGATCGAGGCCGCGCGCTGCCTCGTGTACGAAACGGCGCGCCTGGCCGACACCGGCGACTGGCACCAGTTGCCCAGGTTCGCGAGCATGGCCAAGTGCTTCGCCAGCGACGTGGCCATGAAGGTGACGACCGATGCGGTGCAGGTGTTCGGCGGCTACGGTTACGTGCGCGACTACCCGGTGGAGAAGATGATGCGCGACGCCAAGCTCAACCAGATCTTCGAGGGCACCAACCAGATCCAGCGCGTGGTGATCGCGCGCGAACTCATGCGCTGA
- a CDS encoding DUF6285 domain-containing protein encodes MSHSIPPSQTLLQAAARYLEDELLPTLEGYHRFQVRVTLNVLRIVEREQRSAPSGSDATASNLALAEAIRSGQLPIDSPGLAAQLRADLGEALAINNPKWTKPSP; translated from the coding sequence ATGTCCCATTCCATACCGCCATCGCAAACGCTGCTGCAGGCCGCGGCCCGCTACCTCGAAGACGAACTGCTGCCCACGCTCGAGGGCTACCACCGCTTCCAGGTGCGCGTGACGCTGAACGTGCTGCGCATCGTCGAACGCGAGCAGCGGTCGGCGCCATCCGGTTCCGATGCCACCGCATCGAACCTCGCCCTGGCCGAGGCCATCCGGTCCGGCCAGTTGCCCATCGACAGCCCCGGCCTCGCCGCGCAACTGCGCGCGGACCTGGGCGAAGCGCTGGCCATCAACAACCCCAAGTGGACGAAGCCTTCCCCATGA
- a CDS encoding phosphotransferase family protein translates to MTAAHDIGLRLAGALQRHAGLHGRVEDLRRLTGGATKTTWSFDLRTAERVHPLILQQAPARTDAGGPAVPRLDAAEDARTMIAARAHGVPAPRVLAILDGHDGLGSGYITELVEGETLGRKLVTDPALAAARSAMAAQAGAILAAIHDTPTHGLSFLQRLSPGQELAAYGELLERTGFRHAALEFALQWTRQHLPAAWRDTLVHSDFRTGNLIVDAEGIRCVLDWEIARIGDPMQDLGVLCMKTWRFGAAPEVGGFGERDALYEAYERASGTPVDRERVRFWEAFSNLKWAIGCVRRGLSVRADGSPASVELCAVGRRMEEPLWDFFQLIEG, encoded by the coding sequence GTGACGGCTGCACACGACATCGGCCTGCGTCTTGCCGGCGCGCTGCAGCGGCATGCGGGACTGCATGGCCGGGTGGAAGACCTGCGGCGGCTCACCGGCGGTGCGACCAAGACGACATGGTCGTTCGACCTGCGGACAGCCGAGCGCGTGCACCCGCTGATCCTGCAGCAGGCACCCGCGAGGACCGACGCCGGGGGGCCGGCGGTGCCGAGGCTCGACGCCGCCGAGGACGCACGCACGATGATCGCGGCCCGCGCGCACGGCGTGCCCGCGCCCAGGGTGCTCGCCATCCTCGACGGTCACGACGGCCTCGGCAGCGGCTACATCACCGAGCTCGTCGAGGGCGAGACGCTGGGACGCAAGCTGGTGACCGACCCGGCGCTCGCGGCCGCACGCAGCGCCATGGCCGCGCAGGCCGGCGCCATCCTCGCGGCGATCCACGACACGCCTACGCACGGGCTTTCGTTTCTGCAGCGGCTGTCGCCCGGGCAGGAACTCGCGGCGTATGGCGAGCTGCTCGAACGCACCGGCTTTCGTCACGCCGCGCTCGAATTCGCGCTGCAATGGACGCGCCAGCACCTGCCCGCCGCGTGGCGCGACACCCTCGTGCACTCGGACTTCCGCACCGGCAACCTGATCGTCGATGCCGAGGGCATCCGCTGCGTGCTCGACTGGGAGATCGCGCGCATCGGCGATCCGATGCAGGACCTCGGCGTGCTGTGCATGAAGACCTGGCGCTTCGGCGCGGCGCCGGAGGTGGGCGGCTTCGGCGAGCGCGACGCGCTGTACGAGGCCTACGAGCGCGCGAGTGGAACGCCGGTCGACCGGGAGCGCGTGCGCTTCTGGGAGGCGTTCTCCAATCTCAAGTGGGCCATCGGCTGCGTGCGACGCGGACTGTCGGTGCGTGCCGACGGCAGCCCCGCCAGCGTGGAACTGTGCGCTGTCGGGCGGCGGATGGAAGAGCCGCTGTGGGACTTCTTCCAGCTGATCGAAGGCTGA